A window of Micrococcus endophyticus contains these coding sequences:
- a CDS encoding Cof-type HAD-IIB family hydrolase, which produces MRALPLPPRRPRLIATDLDGTIIGYRHTRSGYLSPRTVAALQEAHETGVEVVFVTGRPLRWLGALSEQLGQVGPVICSNGAVVVDTATDEVLLHHPMDRDAVWDAVGRLRALDRSAAFGAETLDGFFWESAFSERGELEEGFRTAQRLEAVLPGHVDVVKLMARSSTMDPDVFLAAAREELGELLNATHSAPGVSLVEMAAPGVHKAATLAEFAARRGVDARDVVAFGDMPNDTEMLAWAGLGLAVASGHESLLAVADAVVGECDDDGVAQAIERLLELPAE; this is translated from the coding sequence ATGCGCGCCCTGCCCCTGCCTCCGCGCCGCCCGCGGTTGATCGCCACCGACCTGGACGGCACGATCATCGGCTACCGGCACACCCGCTCGGGGTACCTGAGCCCGCGCACAGTCGCGGCGCTGCAGGAGGCGCACGAGACCGGCGTCGAGGTGGTGTTCGTGACCGGCCGGCCCCTGCGCTGGCTGGGCGCCCTGAGCGAGCAGCTCGGGCAGGTGGGCCCCGTGATCTGCTCCAACGGCGCCGTGGTGGTGGACACCGCCACGGACGAGGTCCTGCTGCACCACCCGATGGACCGGGACGCCGTGTGGGACGCCGTCGGCCGGCTGCGCGCCCTGGACCGCTCCGCCGCCTTCGGCGCCGAGACCCTGGATGGCTTCTTCTGGGAGTCCGCGTTCTCCGAGCGGGGCGAGCTGGAGGAGGGCTTCCGCACCGCCCAGCGGCTCGAGGCCGTGCTGCCCGGCCACGTGGATGTGGTGAAGCTGATGGCCCGCTCCTCCACCATGGACCCGGACGTCTTCCTCGCCGCCGCGCGCGAGGAGCTCGGCGAGCTGCTCAACGCCACCCACTCGGCGCCCGGGGTGTCCCTCGTGGAGATGGCCGCCCCCGGCGTGCACAAGGCGGCCACGCTGGCCGAGTTCGCGGCCCGGCGCGGCGTGGACGCGCGGGACGTGGTGGCGTTCGGGGACATGCCCAACGACACGGAGATGCTCGCCTGGGCGGGCCTCGGCCTGGCCGTGGCCTCGGGGCACGAGTCCCTGCTCGCGGTCGCGGACGCCGTGGTCGGCGAGTGCGACGACGACGGCGTCGCCCAGGCCATCGAGCGCCTCCTGGAGCTGCCCGCCGAGTGA
- a CDS encoding malate dehydrogenase gives MSTVSAPSRAPRTVTVTGAAGNIGYALLFRIAAGGMLGPDTPVRLRLLEIPAALRAAEGTAMELADAAFPLLADVEVTDDPAVAFDGVQHAMLVGARPRTKGMERGDLLEANGGIFGPQGRAINDHAADDVRVVVVGNPANTNALIAAAHAPDVPAERFTALTRLDHNRAVAQLAARAGVAVTDVAGVTIWGNHSATQFPDLTHARVRVDGGWRPALEVVDPAWAAEEFVPRVAKRGAEIIEVRGASSAASAASAAVDHMRDWTLGTDAGADGTGTDAAQPGAGTDAGPRWTSAAVVSDGSYEVPEGLISSFPVTSDGGAAWRIVPGLAPDESLLPGTGGRLAATVAELEAERDAVRGLGLL, from the coding sequence GTGAGCACCGTTTCCGCGCCCTCGCGCGCCCCCCGCACCGTGACCGTCACCGGCGCCGCCGGGAACATCGGCTACGCCCTGCTGTTCCGCATCGCCGCCGGCGGCATGCTCGGCCCGGACACCCCCGTCCGGCTGCGCCTGCTGGAGATCCCCGCCGCCCTGCGGGCCGCGGAGGGCACGGCCATGGAGCTCGCCGACGCCGCGTTCCCCCTGCTCGCGGACGTGGAGGTCACGGACGACCCCGCCGTCGCGTTCGACGGCGTCCAGCACGCGATGCTCGTCGGCGCGCGCCCGCGCACGAAGGGCATGGAGCGCGGGGACCTGCTCGAGGCCAACGGCGGGATCTTCGGCCCCCAGGGCCGGGCGATCAACGACCACGCGGCGGACGACGTGCGCGTCGTCGTCGTGGGCAACCCGGCCAACACCAACGCGCTGATCGCCGCCGCCCACGCCCCGGACGTGCCCGCCGAGCGGTTCACCGCCCTCACCCGCCTGGACCACAACCGGGCCGTGGCGCAGCTGGCCGCCCGGGCCGGCGTCGCGGTGACGGACGTGGCCGGCGTGACGATCTGGGGCAACCACTCGGCCACCCAGTTCCCGGACCTGACCCACGCCCGCGTGCGCGTGGACGGCGGCTGGCGGCCGGCGCTCGAGGTCGTGGACCCGGCGTGGGCGGCCGAGGAGTTCGTGCCCCGGGTGGCGAAGCGCGGCGCGGAGATCATCGAGGTGCGCGGGGCCTCCTCGGCGGCCTCGGCCGCGAGCGCGGCCGTCGACCACATGCGCGACTGGACCCTCGGGACGGACGCGGGGGCGGACGGCACCGGGACGGACGCCGCCCAGCCGGGCGCCGGGACGGACGCGGGCCCGCGCTGGACCTCCGCCGCCGTGGTCTCGGACGGCTCCTACGAGGTGCCCGAGGGGCTGATCAGCTCGTTCCCCGTGACCTCGGACGGCGGCGCCGCGTGGCGGATCGTCCCGGGCCTGGCCCCGGACGAGTCGCTGCTGCCGGGGACGGGCGGGCGGCTGGCGGCCACGGTCGCCGAGCTCGAGGCCGAGCGGGACGCGGTGCGCGGGCTCGGCCTGCTCTGA
- a CDS encoding carbohydrate kinase family protein, with product MIGEALVDVVVSDTATPRVHVGGSPLNVAVGLSRLGRPVLFAGRFGRDEHGDMIASHLRDNGVRCLLEQDAAPTSQATARLDPTGAASYEFELDWTLPPAEELAEEFAAAAGGRLRHMHAGSIATMLAPGDADVMSLLERISADTTISYDPNVRPSIVPDRAFARARAEESVRLADVVHASDEDVAWLYPARPLVETLQAWQRMGPALVVMTRGAEDIVAVTRDGVVERPIVPVDVADTVGAGDSFTAALLAALDDRSLLGAENRERLHAMDPADVESVLIYASRASAITASRPGADPPTRDELAD from the coding sequence GTGATCGGAGAGGCGCTCGTCGACGTCGTGGTTTCGGACACCGCGACCCCCCGCGTGCACGTCGGGGGCAGCCCCCTGAACGTGGCCGTGGGCCTGAGCCGCCTGGGCCGTCCCGTCCTCTTCGCCGGCCGCTTCGGCCGGGACGAGCACGGGGACATGATCGCCTCCCATCTGCGGGACAACGGCGTGCGCTGCCTCCTGGAGCAGGACGCCGCCCCCACCTCGCAGGCCACCGCGCGCCTGGACCCCACGGGCGCCGCCAGCTACGAGTTCGAGCTGGACTGGACCCTGCCGCCGGCCGAGGAGCTCGCCGAGGAGTTCGCCGCGGCCGCGGGCGGGCGCCTGCGCCACATGCACGCCGGCTCGATCGCCACCATGCTCGCCCCGGGCGACGCCGACGTGATGTCCCTGCTCGAGCGGATCTCCGCGGACACCACCATCAGCTACGACCCCAACGTGCGCCCCAGCATCGTCCCGGACCGGGCGTTCGCCCGCGCCCGCGCCGAGGAGTCCGTGCGCCTGGCGGACGTGGTGCACGCCTCGGACGAGGACGTCGCCTGGCTGTACCCGGCCCGCCCGCTGGTGGAGACCCTGCAGGCGTGGCAGCGGATGGGCCCCGCGCTCGTGGTGATGACGCGCGGCGCCGAGGACATCGTGGCCGTCACGCGGGACGGCGTGGTGGAGCGGCCGATCGTCCCCGTGGACGTGGCGGACACCGTGGGCGCCGGCGACTCCTTCACCGCCGCCCTCCTGGCCGCCCTCGACGACCGCTCCCTGCTCGGCGCCGAGAACCGGGAGCGCCTGCACGCCATGGACCCCGCGGACGTGGAGTCCGTGCTGATCTACGCCTCCCGCGCCTCGGCCATCACGGCCTCGCGGCCCGGCGCCGACCCGCCCACGCGGGACGAGCTCGCGGACTGA
- a CDS encoding solute carrier family 23 protein, producing MSSSPSRPAPGFGWRLHGDGRTITSGTVVAPDERLSWPRTVGIGVQHVMAMFGATVLVPALTGMPATTALLFSGVGTLLFLLLTGNRLPSYLGSSFAFIAPITAATTAGGVGAALGGVLVTGVLLAVIGLIVHRAGTGWIHALMPPAVMGTIVALIGLNLAGATTTAMQEVPLTTFGTALAIVLTAVLFRGLLGRLSILVGIVVGYLLALAQGQVDFTAVGEAGWLGLPPFHAPELHWNLVPLFLPVVLVLVAENIGHVRTVGLMTKRDLDPLTGRALIADGLSTTLSGLGGGVGTTTYAENIGVMASSRVYSTAAYWVAGLTAIALAFLPKFGAAVATIPAGVAGGAGIILYGMIGVMGVRIWVQNRVDFSNTINLMTAGAGLIIAIADPQLVLGGLVFGGITLGTIAALVVYHLMTAIARGRGTEPVSEDDDAYEASEAGRLG from the coding sequence GTGTCCTCATCCCCCTCCCGCCCCGCCCCCGGCTTCGGCTGGCGTCTCCACGGCGACGGCCGCACCATCACCTCCGGCACCGTGGTGGCCCCCGACGAGCGGCTGAGCTGGCCGCGGACCGTCGGCATCGGCGTCCAGCACGTCATGGCCATGTTCGGCGCCACCGTGCTCGTGCCCGCGCTGACCGGCATGCCGGCGACGACGGCGCTGCTGTTCTCCGGCGTCGGCACCCTGCTCTTCCTGCTGCTCACCGGCAACCGGCTGCCCTCCTATCTGGGCAGCTCGTTCGCGTTCATCGCCCCCATCACGGCGGCGACGACGGCCGGCGGCGTGGGCGCGGCGCTCGGCGGCGTCCTGGTCACCGGCGTGCTGCTGGCGGTCATCGGCCTCATCGTCCACCGGGCGGGCACGGGGTGGATCCACGCCCTGATGCCGCCGGCGGTGATGGGCACGATCGTCGCGCTGATCGGCCTCAACCTCGCCGGCGCCACCACCACGGCCATGCAGGAGGTGCCGCTGACCACCTTCGGCACCGCCCTGGCCATCGTGCTCACCGCCGTGCTGTTCCGCGGCCTGCTCGGGCGCCTGTCCATCCTGGTGGGCATCGTCGTCGGGTACCTGCTCGCCCTGGCCCAGGGCCAGGTGGACTTCACCGCCGTGGGCGAGGCCGGCTGGCTGGGCCTGCCGCCGTTCCACGCCCCGGAGCTGCACTGGAACCTGGTGCCGCTGTTCCTGCCGGTGGTGCTGGTGCTCGTGGCGGAGAACATCGGGCACGTGCGCACCGTGGGCCTCATGACCAAGCGGGACCTGGACCCGCTCACGGGCCGCGCGCTGATCGCCGACGGCCTGTCCACCACCCTCTCCGGCCTCGGCGGCGGCGTGGGCACCACCACGTACGCGGAGAACATCGGCGTGATGGCCTCCTCGCGCGTCTACTCGACGGCGGCGTACTGGGTGGCCGGCCTCACCGCGATCGCCCTCGCGTTCCTGCCGAAGTTCGGGGCCGCCGTCGCCACGATCCCCGCCGGGGTGGCCGGCGGCGCCGGCATCATCCTCTACGGGATGATCGGCGTGATGGGCGTGCGCATCTGGGTGCAGAACCGCGTGGACTTCTCCAACACCATCAACCTCATGACGGCGGGCGCCGGCCTGATCATCGCGATCGCCGACCCGCAGCTGGTGCTCGGCGGGCTCGTGTTCGGCGGCATCACGCTCGGCACGATCGCCGCGCTCGTGGTGTACCACCTGATGACCGCGATCGCGCGGGGGCGCGGCACCGAGCCGGTCTCCGAGGACGACGACGCCTACGAGGCCTCCGAGGCCGGCCGCCTGGGCTGA